Proteins encoded by one window of Desulfovulcanus ferrireducens:
- a CDS encoding MinD/ParA family protein, producing MHKKLPIVISVTSGKGGVGKTNISINLSYCLQKLGNRVLILDADLGLANVDVLLGLTPEYNIFHLLNQGVSLSKILLQTNYGFQILPAASGVTEMLSLSTGQKLELLEAMDYLEDKIDYLIVDTGAGINDNVIYFNLAVQERLLILTPEPTSLTDAYALIKVLKNKHNIQKFRVIVNMAKTEVEAKNVFKKLYAACDHFLSSISLDLVGIIPHDITVKKSVARQVPFCHEQPQAPATKAMQEIARKINNWQAAEQLDGNIKFFWKKLLFQE from the coding sequence AACTAATATTTCAATAAATCTCTCTTATTGTCTCCAAAAACTGGGCAATAGGGTGCTTATTCTGGATGCAGATCTGGGCCTTGCCAATGTGGATGTGCTTTTGGGATTGACTCCCGAATACAATATCTTCCACCTACTCAATCAAGGTGTTTCACTGTCCAAAATTTTACTTCAGACAAATTATGGTTTCCAGATTCTGCCTGCCGCCTCAGGAGTCACTGAAATGCTTTCCCTGTCCACGGGTCAAAAACTTGAACTCCTGGAGGCAATGGATTATCTAGAGGATAAGATAGACTACCTTATTGTGGATACGGGCGCGGGTATCAATGACAATGTCATTTATTTTAACCTGGCAGTTCAGGAACGACTGCTCATTCTGACCCCTGAGCCCACTTCTCTAACCGATGCTTACGCCCTGATCAAAGTGCTTAAAAACAAACATAACATTCAAAAGTTCAGGGTTATTGTAAACATGGCCAAAACAGAAGTTGAGGCCAAAAATGTGTTTAAAAAACTCTATGCTGCTTGTGATCATTTTTTGAGTAGTATTTCTCTTGATTTAGTTGGAATCATCCCCCATGATATAACTGTCAAAAAGAGTGTCGCTCGGCAGGTTCCTTTCTGCCATGAGCAACCGCAGGCTCCGGCCACCAAGGCCATGCAAGAAATTGCTCGAAAAATAAACAACTGGCAGGCAGCAGAACAACTTGATGGCAATATCAAATTTTTCTGGAAAAAACTCCTCTTCCAAGAATAA
- a CDS encoding FliA/WhiG family RNA polymerase sigma factor, which translates to MAISNFSGKNSSSKNNPWTILEQKGVCFLRLPSWQQEDIVRSYAPKIKISALRLKAKLPKHIELDELISAGTLGLIEALTNFDPEQGIKFETFADNRIRGAMLDELRKLDWFSRGLRQKIKKIEQTIRKVEQNTGSVPNSLELKEITGYSLDEINKVLVALQNQVCLSLDAIQENFVLPDNSERFKEPHARVLIKDLVNKIAKLIKELTDREKLVLSLYYVEELTMKEIAQVMEITEGRVSQLHSQAIKKLRDKFTQRYERN; encoded by the coding sequence ATGGCAATATCAAATTTTTCTGGAAAAAACTCCTCTTCCAAGAATAATCCCTGGACTATTCTGGAACAAAAAGGAGTGTGCTTTCTCCGGTTGCCCTCCTGGCAACAAGAAGATATTGTTCGAAGTTATGCCCCCAAGATTAAAATTAGTGCCTTGCGTTTAAAGGCAAAACTTCCCAAACACATCGAACTGGACGAACTTATCAGTGCCGGAACTTTAGGCCTTATTGAAGCTCTAACCAATTTTGACCCAGAGCAAGGTATTAAGTTTGAAACCTTTGCCGATAACCGTATTCGCGGAGCCATGCTTGACGAGCTACGCAAATTGGATTGGTTCTCCAGGGGGCTAAGACAAAAAATAAAAAAAATTGAACAAACCATTCGAAAGGTTGAACAAAATACAGGTAGTGTACCCAATTCACTTGAACTCAAGGAAATTACAGGTTATTCTTTAGATGAAATCAACAAAGTGTTAGTAGCACTTCAAAACCAGGTTTGTTTAAGCCTGGACGCAATTCAGGAAAATTTTGTCTTACCAGATAACAGCGAGCGTTTTAAAGAACCGCATGCAAGGGTATTGATTAAAGACCTGGTAAACAAAATTGCCAAACTGATTAAAGAGTTAACTGACCGTGAAAAATTGGTTCTGTCTCTGTACTATGTGGAAGAGCTAACCATGAAAGAAATTGCTCAGGTCATGGAGATAACAGAGGGAAGAGTTTCTCAACTCCACTCACAAGCTATAAAAAAACTGAGAGATAAATTTACACAAAGATACGAA